A single genomic interval of Antarcticibacterium arcticum harbors:
- a CDS encoding glycoside hydrolase family 31 protein, with product MKTNPKKFPGVKRLSSLLLFFLIPLLGLSQNQDRKYSGHQVSGDTVFVKTSDGDYRIVYYTPQIVETSFIPTGENFNKKSHAVVLSPAKVMQGIEEDDNTLKIDTEGIDISIIKKPFQVAYYYKDEMVISEKEGFLKGKEHQKLNFNLEDKEMLFGGGARALGMNRRGNRLELYNKAHYGYEDRAELLNYSLPIVISSEKYMLHFDNAPIGFLDLDSSKNNTLTYETISGRKTYQLIVGETWETMVGNYTLLTGRQPMPPRWALGNFSSRFGYHSQKEVLETIQKFKEENIPVDAVILDLFWFGKEMMGTMGNLEFERDSFPDPKKMISRLEDQGVKTILVTEPFILTTSNRWEDAVKKEVLATDKKGKPFTYDFYFGNTGLVDIFKPEARDWFWDIYKDLSEMGISGWWGDLGEPEVHPANLQHVTGSANEMHNIYGHSWAKMIYEGYEQDFPAQRPFILMRAGAAGSQRFGLIPWSGDVNRSWGGLQSQPEISLQMGLQGLAYMHSDLGGFAGDNLDDKLYARWLQYGVFQPLYRPHAQEAVPSEPVFREPQTKRLAKKAIELRYRLLPYNYNLAWENNQSGIPLMRPLFFEEPENGDLFEVTDTYLWGKDFLVSAVMADSLLEKQVYFPGKDNWFDFYSGKKYKGGTTQTITLKEDHIPTFVRGGAFIPMAKPVQTTRDYKGEVVEVHYHYDPEKKKSAGYLYHDDGTTPEAFEKGAYEKINFESAFNGNSLDLKIEKEKGSNVTNEVQLIELIIENLERPVNVVWVNTLRFTSKNFMHNGKLVIPIRFDNNITTVKLEF from the coding sequence TTGAAGACAAACCCTAAAAAATTTCCGGGAGTAAAAAGATTAAGTTCCCTGCTGCTGTTTTTTCTGATCCCATTATTAGGATTGTCTCAAAATCAGGACAGGAAGTATTCCGGGCATCAGGTAAGCGGGGATACTGTTTTTGTTAAAACCAGTGATGGCGATTATAGAATTGTTTATTACACTCCCCAGATCGTAGAAACCTCCTTTATCCCAACGGGCGAAAATTTTAATAAAAAATCCCATGCTGTGGTTTTATCCCCTGCCAAAGTAATGCAGGGGATTGAAGAGGATGATAATACCTTAAAAATAGATACTGAAGGAATTGATATTTCCATAATTAAAAAACCATTCCAGGTGGCCTATTATTATAAGGATGAAATGGTGATCTCTGAAAAAGAAGGTTTTTTAAAAGGGAAAGAACATCAAAAACTGAATTTCAATCTGGAAGATAAGGAAATGTTATTTGGAGGCGGGGCCAGGGCTTTGGGGATGAACCGAAGGGGAAATAGGCTGGAACTTTATAACAAGGCGCATTATGGCTATGAGGATAGAGCAGAATTGCTTAATTATTCCCTGCCAATTGTAATTTCTTCTGAAAAATATATGCTGCATTTTGATAATGCACCAATTGGTTTTCTTGATCTGGATAGTTCAAAGAACAATACCTTAACCTATGAAACCATAAGTGGCAGGAAAACATACCAGCTTATTGTAGGGGAAACCTGGGAAACTATGGTTGGAAATTATACCCTGCTTACCGGAAGACAGCCTATGCCCCCTCGTTGGGCTCTTGGTAATTTCTCCAGCCGCTTTGGTTATCATTCTCAAAAAGAAGTGCTTGAAACTATTCAGAAATTTAAAGAGGAGAACATTCCCGTAGATGCCGTGATCCTTGATTTATTTTGGTTTGGAAAGGAAATGATGGGTACCATGGGAAATTTGGAATTTGAACGGGATTCGTTTCCAGATCCTAAAAAGATGATCTCCCGTTTAGAAGATCAGGGAGTGAAAACCATTCTGGTAACAGAGCCTTTCATCCTTACTACTTCCAATCGCTGGGAAGATGCTGTAAAGAAAGAGGTTCTTGCCACAGATAAAAAGGGGAAACCTTTTACCTATGACTTTTACTTTGGGAATACCGGGTTGGTAGATATCTTCAAACCGGAAGCCCGGGATTGGTTCTGGGATATTTATAAAGACCTTAGCGAAATGGGAATTTCCGGGTGGTGGGGAGACCTGGGAGAACCGGAAGTTCACCCGGCAAATTTACAGCACGTCACCGGTTCGGCCAATGAAATGCACAATATTTACGGGCATTCCTGGGCAAAAATGATCTATGAAGGTTATGAGCAGGATTTTCCGGCGCAACGACCTTTCATCCTTATGCGGGCAGGAGCCGCGGGGTCCCAGCGTTTCGGGTTGATCCCCTGGAGCGGAGATGTGAACCGCAGTTGGGGTGGATTACAATCTCAGCCTGAAATTTCCCTGCAAATGGGACTACAGGGGCTTGCCTATATGCATTCAGACCTGGGCGGTTTTGCGGGAGATAACCTTGACGATAAATTATATGCCCGTTGGTTACAGTACGGAGTTTTTCAGCCTCTATACAGGCCACACGCCCAGGAGGCAGTACCTTCTGAACCCGTTTTCAGGGAACCTCAAACAAAAAGGTTGGCGAAAAAAGCAATCGAGTTACGTTACCGGCTTTTGCCTTATAATTATAATCTCGCCTGGGAAAATAACCAGTCCGGAATTCCCCTTATGAGACCATTGTTTTTTGAAGAACCTGAGAATGGAGACCTCTTTGAGGTAACAGATACCTATTTATGGGGTAAGGATTTTCTTGTTTCAGCAGTAATGGCTGATTCCCTTTTAGAGAAACAGGTTTATTTCCCCGGGAAAGATAACTGGTTTGATTTTTATTCAGGAAAAAAATATAAAGGTGGCACCACCCAAACCATCACCTTAAAAGAAGATCATATTCCCACATTTGTTAGGGGCGGTGCTTTTATTCCAATGGCAAAACCCGTTCAAACAACAAGGGATTATAAAGGAGAAGTAGTTGAGGTTCATTATCATTATGACCCCGAAAAAAAGAAAAGTGCGGGGTATTTATATCATGATGATGGGACCACGCCCGAAGCTTTTGAAAAAGGAGCCTATGAAAAAATAAATTTTGAAAGTGCGTTTAATGGCAATTCCCTTGACTTAAAAATAGAAAAAGAAAAAGGCAGTAATGTCACGAATGAAGTTCAATTGATAGAATTGATTATTGAGAATCTTGAGCGCCCCGTGAATGTAGTTTGGGTTAATACATTAAGGTTTACAAGTAAGAATTTCATGCATAACGGCAAGCTGGTGATCCCTATAAGATTTGACAATAATATTACCACCGTAAAACTTGAATTTTGA